The Triticum aestivum cultivar Chinese Spring chromosome 7B, IWGSC CS RefSeq v2.1, whole genome shotgun sequence genome window below encodes:
- the LOC123157434 gene encoding formin-binding protein 4 isoform X1, translated as MGRRKERRLAAKAASGRRVKLDLFLDPSPGEASMKEGVGEENRGQQTGVPTSPSSSDKKENPLALLGQYSDDEEEDEVATDQPNGETKGSPTDASAEVIHDHGDVTGDNGDADSELPASVSVQQEVSQADDVKNITENVAEEFTIAPEPTLENECVTATEAVPDSSGMQIVGDIGGNWKAIMHEQSNQCYYWNTVTGETSWEIPNGLASVVAADGVTSASVPTHMGYSVEAQAHVLPHSNVEAYPSDVSVGNGTATYTAMGTYTHDPYAYTGAVASHGRVDIDPLQLAKYGEDLLQRLKLLERPHVAIDSLELIKREIEIRIADCNTLSSYGSSLLPLWLHAEVHLKQLELSVSKFEASYTTKHGYLETVDAGHKAPNEAEVMAPSEGEHLKVDVSTLGIGTGDENIKVEEPCTTLSVQNSQGVAAAILRVESDSDEDMDVEMEVDEEGVEEQGGSTSMPNKEHPSSEQVRSPALSSLEDSAPPQDNDIPPPPPPPEEEWIPPPPPENEPAPPPPPEPEEHAVSFVHADTLPQPYGDQANLGYMLPGMEYYPAAGTDGTNANYYMQASDSHILQSQQHSYYAPLSASGVSIPVETTSIPPVPGSYYSYPSVTMAATEVAAESSGYYASSTSAISSGELDNKTSSASLVANSNVNPVESDKVISKEPTVASLSQSVEAVSASGPTVHGSSTQASTSTTNQTKVPRTKKRPVAVASSLRSNKKVSSLVDKWKAAKEELRDEEEEEPEDALEYLERKRRKEIDGWRKQQIASGEAKENANFVPLGGDWRDRVKRKRAEAKKEAKTESIRAAAEQHKGEPDLSELSKGLPSGWQAYIDESTKQVYYGNNLTSETTWDRPSK; from the exons ATGGGGAGGCGGAAGGAGCGCCGCCTGGCGGCCAAGGCGGCCTCGGGCCGCAGGGTCAAGCTCGACCTCTTCCTCGATCCTTCCCCCG GGGAGGCGTCTATGAAAGAGGGAGTTGGAGAGGAAAACCGTGGGCAGCAAACTGGTGTTCCCACTTCACCATCTTCGTCAG ATAAGAAGGAAAATCCTCTAGCATTGCTTGGGCAATatagtgatgatgaagaagaggatgaagtaGCAACAGATCAACCCAATGGTGAAACTAAGGGGAGTCCAACAGATGCAAGTGCCGAG GTTATTCATGATCATGGTGATGTAACTGGGGATAACGGCGATGCAGATAGTGAACTGCCTGCTTCTGTTAGTGTTCAGCAGGAGGTATCTCAAGCTGATGATGTCAAAAATATCACAGAAAATGTTGCTGAGGAATTTACTATTGCCCCTGAGCCAACTCTGGAAAATGAATGTGTGACAGCTACGGAAGCTGTCCCAGATTCATCTGGCATGCAAATTGTTGGTGACATTGGTGGGAATTGGAAGGCTATAATGCATGAACAGAGTAACCAGTGCTACTACTGGAACACAGTTACAGGAGAAACTTCTTGGGAGATTCCTAATGGATTAGCTTCAGTAGTTGCTGCTGATGGAGTCACTTCTGCATCTGTGCCTACTCATATGGGGTACTCTGTAGAAGCTCAAGCACATGTCCTTCCCCACAGTAATGTCGAAGCATATCCTAGTGATGTGTCTGTTGGAAATGGCACAGCAACCTATACTGCTATGGGAACTTATACTCATGATCCTTATGCTTACACTGGAGCCGTTGCTAGTCATGGGAGAGTGGACATTGACCCCTTGCAGCTTGCAAAATATGGTGAGGATTTACTGCAAAGACTGAAGCTGCTGGAAAG GCCACATGTTGCCATTGACAGTCTTGAGTTGATAAAAAGAGAAATTGAGATACGAATAGCAGACTGTAATACCCTCTCCTCGTATGGATCTTCTTTACTTCCGTTGTGGTTGCATGCTGAGGTGCACCTTAAGCAACTAGAACTTTCAGTTTCCAAGTTTGAAGCTAGCTACACTACCAAACATGGATATCTGGAGACAGTGGATGCAGGACACAAAGCACCTAATGAAGCTGAAGTTATGGCACCCTCTGAGGGTGAGCATTTGAAGGTTGATGTTAGCACTCTGGGAATAGGTACTGGCGACGAAAATATTAAGGTTGAGGAACCATGTACAACATTATCTGTTCAGAACTCACAAGGTGTGGCAGCAGCTATTTTAAGAGTTGAATCAGACAGTGATGAAGATATGGACGTGGAAATGGAGGTCGATGAAGAAGGTGTTGAAGAGCAGGGCGGTTCCACTTCTATGCCAAATAAGGAGCATCCTTCATCAGAGCAAGTACGATCACCAGCTTTGTCATCATTGGAGGATTCTGCTCCCCCACAGGATAATGAcattcctcctcctccaccaccaccagaagaggAATGGATTCCACCTCCACCACCTGAGAATGAACcagctcctccacctcctcctgaaCCTGAAGAGCACGCTGTATCATTTGTTCATGCTGATACACTTCCTCAGCCATACGGAGATCAAGCAAACTTGGGTTATATGCTTCCAGGAATGGAGTACTATCCTGCTGCTGGTACAGATGGCACAAATGCCAACTACTATATGCAAGCAAGCGATTCTCATATTCTTCAATCACAGCAGCATTCTTACTATGCACCATTGTCTGCAAGTGGCGTATCTATTCCTGTTGAGACCACATCCATCCCCCCAGTACCAGGTTCTTATTATAGCTATCCTTCCGTCACGATGGCTGCCACTGAAGTAGCGGCTGAATCTTCTGGATACTATGCTTCATCAACCTCTGCCATTTCTAGTGGTGAATTAGATAACAAAACAAGCTCGGCCTCCCTTGTTGCAAATAGTAATGTGAATCCTGTGGAGTCTGATAAAGTGATATCCAAGGAGCCCACAGTTGCGTCTTTGAGCCAATCAGTAGAAGCAGTCTCAGCTTCAGGACCAACAGTACATGGAAGTTCTACTCAAGCTTCTACTAGCACCACTAATCAGACTAAAG TTCCTCGTACTAAGAAGCGACCTGTTGCTGTTGCATCATCACTGAGATCTAATAAGAAGGTGTCAAGTCTGGTGGATAAG TGGAAAGCTGCAAAAGAGGAGCTTcgtgatgaagaggaagaggagcctGAAGATGCTTTGGAGTACCTAGAAAGGAAACGCCGGAAGGAAATAGAT ggGTGGCGTAAGCAACAAATAGCTAGTGGAGAAGCCAAGGAAAATGCCAATTTTGTTCCCCTTGGTGGTGACTG GCGTGACCGTGTAAAACGCAAAAGAGCTGAAGCAAAGAAGGAAGCGAAGACTGAATCTATTCGTGCAGCTGCCGAACAACACAAAGGGGAGCCTGATCTCTCAGAGCTCTCCAAGGGTCTTCCTTCTGGGTGGCAG GCATACATAGACGAGTCTACGAAGCAAGTGTACTATGGGAACAACCTCACTTCCGAGACGACTTGGGATCGGCCTAGCAAATAA
- the LOC123157434 gene encoding formin-binding protein 4 isoform X2 has protein sequence MIVASSVHKKENPLALLGQYSDDEEEDEVATDQPNGETKGSPTDASAEVIHDHGDVTGDNGDADSELPASVSVQQEVSQADDVKNITENVAEEFTIAPEPTLENECVTATEAVPDSSGMQIVGDIGGNWKAIMHEQSNQCYYWNTVTGETSWEIPNGLASVVAADGVTSASVPTHMGYSVEAQAHVLPHSNVEAYPSDVSVGNGTATYTAMGTYTHDPYAYTGAVASHGRVDIDPLQLAKYGEDLLQRLKLLERPHVAIDSLELIKREIEIRIADCNTLSSYGSSLLPLWLHAEVHLKQLELSVSKFEASYTTKHGYLETVDAGHKAPNEAEVMAPSEGEHLKVDVSTLGIGTGDENIKVEEPCTTLSVQNSQGVAAAILRVESDSDEDMDVEMEVDEEGVEEQGGSTSMPNKEHPSSEQVRSPALSSLEDSAPPQDNDIPPPPPPPEEEWIPPPPPENEPAPPPPPEPEEHAVSFVHADTLPQPYGDQANLGYMLPGMEYYPAAGTDGTNANYYMQASDSHILQSQQHSYYAPLSASGVSIPVETTSIPPVPGSYYSYPSVTMAATEVAAESSGYYASSTSAISSGELDNKTSSASLVANSNVNPVESDKVISKEPTVASLSQSVEAVSASGPTVHGSSTQASTSTTNQTKVPRTKKRPVAVASSLRSNKKVSSLVDKWKAAKEELRDEEEEEPEDALEYLERKRRKEIDGWRKQQIASGEAKENANFVPLGGDWRDRVKRKRAEAKKEAKTESIRAAAEQHKGEPDLSELSKGLPSGWQAYIDESTKQVYYGNNLTSETTWDRPSK, from the exons ATGATTGTTGCCTCCTCGGTTC ATAAGAAGGAAAATCCTCTAGCATTGCTTGGGCAATatagtgatgatgaagaagaggatgaagtaGCAACAGATCAACCCAATGGTGAAACTAAGGGGAGTCCAACAGATGCAAGTGCCGAG GTTATTCATGATCATGGTGATGTAACTGGGGATAACGGCGATGCAGATAGTGAACTGCCTGCTTCTGTTAGTGTTCAGCAGGAGGTATCTCAAGCTGATGATGTCAAAAATATCACAGAAAATGTTGCTGAGGAATTTACTATTGCCCCTGAGCCAACTCTGGAAAATGAATGTGTGACAGCTACGGAAGCTGTCCCAGATTCATCTGGCATGCAAATTGTTGGTGACATTGGTGGGAATTGGAAGGCTATAATGCATGAACAGAGTAACCAGTGCTACTACTGGAACACAGTTACAGGAGAAACTTCTTGGGAGATTCCTAATGGATTAGCTTCAGTAGTTGCTGCTGATGGAGTCACTTCTGCATCTGTGCCTACTCATATGGGGTACTCTGTAGAAGCTCAAGCACATGTCCTTCCCCACAGTAATGTCGAAGCATATCCTAGTGATGTGTCTGTTGGAAATGGCACAGCAACCTATACTGCTATGGGAACTTATACTCATGATCCTTATGCTTACACTGGAGCCGTTGCTAGTCATGGGAGAGTGGACATTGACCCCTTGCAGCTTGCAAAATATGGTGAGGATTTACTGCAAAGACTGAAGCTGCTGGAAAG GCCACATGTTGCCATTGACAGTCTTGAGTTGATAAAAAGAGAAATTGAGATACGAATAGCAGACTGTAATACCCTCTCCTCGTATGGATCTTCTTTACTTCCGTTGTGGTTGCATGCTGAGGTGCACCTTAAGCAACTAGAACTTTCAGTTTCCAAGTTTGAAGCTAGCTACACTACCAAACATGGATATCTGGAGACAGTGGATGCAGGACACAAAGCACCTAATGAAGCTGAAGTTATGGCACCCTCTGAGGGTGAGCATTTGAAGGTTGATGTTAGCACTCTGGGAATAGGTACTGGCGACGAAAATATTAAGGTTGAGGAACCATGTACAACATTATCTGTTCAGAACTCACAAGGTGTGGCAGCAGCTATTTTAAGAGTTGAATCAGACAGTGATGAAGATATGGACGTGGAAATGGAGGTCGATGAAGAAGGTGTTGAAGAGCAGGGCGGTTCCACTTCTATGCCAAATAAGGAGCATCCTTCATCAGAGCAAGTACGATCACCAGCTTTGTCATCATTGGAGGATTCTGCTCCCCCACAGGATAATGAcattcctcctcctccaccaccaccagaagaggAATGGATTCCACCTCCACCACCTGAGAATGAACcagctcctccacctcctcctgaaCCTGAAGAGCACGCTGTATCATTTGTTCATGCTGATACACTTCCTCAGCCATACGGAGATCAAGCAAACTTGGGTTATATGCTTCCAGGAATGGAGTACTATCCTGCTGCTGGTACAGATGGCACAAATGCCAACTACTATATGCAAGCAAGCGATTCTCATATTCTTCAATCACAGCAGCATTCTTACTATGCACCATTGTCTGCAAGTGGCGTATCTATTCCTGTTGAGACCACATCCATCCCCCCAGTACCAGGTTCTTATTATAGCTATCCTTCCGTCACGATGGCTGCCACTGAAGTAGCGGCTGAATCTTCTGGATACTATGCTTCATCAACCTCTGCCATTTCTAGTGGTGAATTAGATAACAAAACAAGCTCGGCCTCCCTTGTTGCAAATAGTAATGTGAATCCTGTGGAGTCTGATAAAGTGATATCCAAGGAGCCCACAGTTGCGTCTTTGAGCCAATCAGTAGAAGCAGTCTCAGCTTCAGGACCAACAGTACATGGAAGTTCTACTCAAGCTTCTACTAGCACCACTAATCAGACTAAAG TTCCTCGTACTAAGAAGCGACCTGTTGCTGTTGCATCATCACTGAGATCTAATAAGAAGGTGTCAAGTCTGGTGGATAAG TGGAAAGCTGCAAAAGAGGAGCTTcgtgatgaagaggaagaggagcctGAAGATGCTTTGGAGTACCTAGAAAGGAAACGCCGGAAGGAAATAGAT ggGTGGCGTAAGCAACAAATAGCTAGTGGAGAAGCCAAGGAAAATGCCAATTTTGTTCCCCTTGGTGGTGACTG GCGTGACCGTGTAAAACGCAAAAGAGCTGAAGCAAAGAAGGAAGCGAAGACTGAATCTATTCGTGCAGCTGCCGAACAACACAAAGGGGAGCCTGATCTCTCAGAGCTCTCCAAGGGTCTTCCTTCTGGGTGGCAG GCATACATAGACGAGTCTACGAAGCAAGTGTACTATGGGAACAACCTCACTTCCGAGACGACTTGGGATCGGCCTAGCAAATAA
- the LOC123157434 gene encoding formin-binding protein 4 isoform X3 gives MQIVGDIGGNWKAIMHEQSNQCYYWNTVTGETSWEIPNGLASVVAADGVTSASVPTHMGYSVEAQAHVLPHSNVEAYPSDVSVGNGTATYTAMGTYTHDPYAYTGAVASHGRVDIDPLQLAKYGEDLLQRLKLLERPHVAIDSLELIKREIEIRIADCNTLSSYGSSLLPLWLHAEVHLKQLELSVSKFEASYTTKHGYLETVDAGHKAPNEAEVMAPSEGEHLKVDVSTLGIGTGDENIKVEEPCTTLSVQNSQGVAAAILRVESDSDEDMDVEMEVDEEGVEEQGGSTSMPNKEHPSSEQVRSPALSSLEDSAPPQDNDIPPPPPPPEEEWIPPPPPENEPAPPPPPEPEEHAVSFVHADTLPQPYGDQANLGYMLPGMEYYPAAGTDGTNANYYMQASDSHILQSQQHSYYAPLSASGVSIPVETTSIPPVPGSYYSYPSVTMAATEVAAESSGYYASSTSAISSGELDNKTSSASLVANSNVNPVESDKVISKEPTVASLSQSVEAVSASGPTVHGSSTQASTSTTNQTKVPRTKKRPVAVASSLRSNKKVSSLVDKWKAAKEELRDEEEEEPEDALEYLERKRRKEIDGWRKQQIASGEAKENANFVPLGGDWRDRVKRKRAEAKKEAKTESIRAAAEQHKGEPDLSELSKGLPSGWQAYIDESTKQVYYGNNLTSETTWDRPSK, from the exons ATGCAAATTGTTGGTGACATTGGTGGGAATTGGAAGGCTATAATGCATGAACAGAGTAACCAGTGCTACTACTGGAACACAGTTACAGGAGAAACTTCTTGGGAGATTCCTAATGGATTAGCTTCAGTAGTTGCTGCTGATGGAGTCACTTCTGCATCTGTGCCTACTCATATGGGGTACTCTGTAGAAGCTCAAGCACATGTCCTTCCCCACAGTAATGTCGAAGCATATCCTAGTGATGTGTCTGTTGGAAATGGCACAGCAACCTATACTGCTATGGGAACTTATACTCATGATCCTTATGCTTACACTGGAGCCGTTGCTAGTCATGGGAGAGTGGACATTGACCCCTTGCAGCTTGCAAAATATGGTGAGGATTTACTGCAAAGACTGAAGCTGCTGGAAAG GCCACATGTTGCCATTGACAGTCTTGAGTTGATAAAAAGAGAAATTGAGATACGAATAGCAGACTGTAATACCCTCTCCTCGTATGGATCTTCTTTACTTCCGTTGTGGTTGCATGCTGAGGTGCACCTTAAGCAACTAGAACTTTCAGTTTCCAAGTTTGAAGCTAGCTACACTACCAAACATGGATATCTGGAGACAGTGGATGCAGGACACAAAGCACCTAATGAAGCTGAAGTTATGGCACCCTCTGAGGGTGAGCATTTGAAGGTTGATGTTAGCACTCTGGGAATAGGTACTGGCGACGAAAATATTAAGGTTGAGGAACCATGTACAACATTATCTGTTCAGAACTCACAAGGTGTGGCAGCAGCTATTTTAAGAGTTGAATCAGACAGTGATGAAGATATGGACGTGGAAATGGAGGTCGATGAAGAAGGTGTTGAAGAGCAGGGCGGTTCCACTTCTATGCCAAATAAGGAGCATCCTTCATCAGAGCAAGTACGATCACCAGCTTTGTCATCATTGGAGGATTCTGCTCCCCCACAGGATAATGAcattcctcctcctccaccaccaccagaagaggAATGGATTCCACCTCCACCACCTGAGAATGAACcagctcctccacctcctcctgaaCCTGAAGAGCACGCTGTATCATTTGTTCATGCTGATACACTTCCTCAGCCATACGGAGATCAAGCAAACTTGGGTTATATGCTTCCAGGAATGGAGTACTATCCTGCTGCTGGTACAGATGGCACAAATGCCAACTACTATATGCAAGCAAGCGATTCTCATATTCTTCAATCACAGCAGCATTCTTACTATGCACCATTGTCTGCAAGTGGCGTATCTATTCCTGTTGAGACCACATCCATCCCCCCAGTACCAGGTTCTTATTATAGCTATCCTTCCGTCACGATGGCTGCCACTGAAGTAGCGGCTGAATCTTCTGGATACTATGCTTCATCAACCTCTGCCATTTCTAGTGGTGAATTAGATAACAAAACAAGCTCGGCCTCCCTTGTTGCAAATAGTAATGTGAATCCTGTGGAGTCTGATAAAGTGATATCCAAGGAGCCCACAGTTGCGTCTTTGAGCCAATCAGTAGAAGCAGTCTCAGCTTCAGGACCAACAGTACATGGAAGTTCTACTCAAGCTTCTACTAGCACCACTAATCAGACTAAAG TTCCTCGTACTAAGAAGCGACCTGTTGCTGTTGCATCATCACTGAGATCTAATAAGAAGGTGTCAAGTCTGGTGGATAAG TGGAAAGCTGCAAAAGAGGAGCTTcgtgatgaagaggaagaggagcctGAAGATGCTTTGGAGTACCTAGAAAGGAAACGCCGGAAGGAAATAGAT ggGTGGCGTAAGCAACAAATAGCTAGTGGAGAAGCCAAGGAAAATGCCAATTTTGTTCCCCTTGGTGGTGACTG GCGTGACCGTGTAAAACGCAAAAGAGCTGAAGCAAAGAAGGAAGCGAAGACTGAATCTATTCGTGCAGCTGCCGAACAACACAAAGGGGAGCCTGATCTCTCAGAGCTCTCCAAGGGTCTTCCTTCTGGGTGGCAG GCATACATAGACGAGTCTACGAAGCAAGTGTACTATGGGAACAACCTCACTTCCGAGACGACTTGGGATCGGCCTAGCAAATAA
- the LOC123157435 gene encoding uncharacterized protein: protein MASRRVLHLLTASRGISSTPHLASLGWINKIKDTFTGKKAADSPFPPSESFNLNMFADSMEMARKVGTFKNFVSGRCSEATVVAACEKHAAVLRYLATIDPTGEKLKTSDKISATKHCNCTIADVEHILAKYTWAKDAQKKIEKLKEEGKPVPKTFAEVQNLMGNTALDLGRANLAKSGQISRNALCPCGSKKRYKKCCGAS, encoded by the exons ATGGCGTCCCGCCGCGTCCTCCACCTCCTAACGGCATCTCGGGGCATCTCCTCAACCCCACATCTCGCCTCCCTCGGGTGGATCAACAAGATCAAGGACACCTTCACCGGCAAGAAGGCCGCCGACTCACCCTTCCCCCCGTCCGAATCCTTCAATCTCAACA TGTTCGCGGATTCGATGGAGATGGCGAGGAAGGTGGGAACTTTCAAGAACTTCGTGTCAGGGAGATGCAGCGAGGCCACCGTCGTAGCCGCCTGCGAGAAGCACGCCGCCGTTCTCCGCTACCTCGCCACCATCGACCCAACCGGCGAG AAGCTCAAAACCAGTGACAAAATTAGTGCCACCAAGCATTGCAACTGCACAATTGCTGATGTCGAGCACATACTGGCCAAGTACACATGGGCTAAAGATGCCCAAAAGAAGATTGAAAAACTCAAAGAAGAAGGAAAGCCAGTGCCAAAGACATTTGCTGAG GTGCAAAATCTAATGGGTAATACAGCCTTGGACCTTGGAAGAGCTAATCTGGCAAAGAGTGGTCAGATAAGTAGGAATGCTCTCTGCCCATGCGGTTCTAAGAAACGATATAAAAA GTGTTGTGGGGCTTCTTGA